Genomic window (Deltaproteobacteria bacterium):
CAAGCGATTGGCTTTGCATCATTGTCCAAACTGTGAACGGCGATTCATATTTTGAATCGGTATTACATAAAATGAATGGGGACTGAAATCACCATGCTCAGCTTCAAGATTGACAAACGCCACATTATGTACCGGTTGATTATTGCTTTGATTCTTGCCTTTACCATCCCTGGCAATGCATCGGCGGAGGAGATGATCGGCAAGGGCGAAAGGCTTAATCTCGATAAATGTATTGAAATTGCTCTTAAAAAGCATCCCCAGATACTTGCCGCCCTGAGCACGCTGGACGTCAAAAAGAGCAACGTGGGGCAGGCGTTGGCCGGGTACTATCCGCAAATCAACTGGCAGGCGGGCATGAGCAGAAATGCAGCGCCGTTAGTGGCAAATCAATATAACCAGTATTCTCACAGCTTGTCATTAAGTCAAAATATCTACGATTTTAACAAGGTAGGAGCCAGAGTTGATATTCAGAGCTTTAACCTGGAGGCCGCTCAGGCGGATCTGGAGAATGTGAAGCTGAATGTCATCCTCGGAGTGAAGCTGGCCTATTATGAGGCCTTGCGGGCTAAGCACGCCCGAGATATTAACGCCGACACAGTCAAACAATTCGAAGAACGCCTGGAAACAGCAAAGGGTTTTTTCGAGGCCGGCGCCAAACCGATATTCGATGTAACGAAGGCCGAAGTAGATTTGGGTAACGCGCGGATTAATATGGTCAAGGCGAACAATGCCGTTATTATTGCCTTTGTGAATTTGAACAATGCCCTGGGGATGCCGGCGGCGCCGTCCTATGAGCTGGTAGATTATACCGCTTATGAGAAAACCGCCGTGGACCTGTCCGAATCTCTGAACAGGGCAATGCTCAATCGTCCCGATCTACAGTCTCTCTTGAGGCAAATAGAAGCGGCGCAGAAAGCCATCCAGCTTGCCCGGAAGGATTATTTGCCTACTCTTTCGGGATCCGCAAATTATGGCTGGTCGGGCCAGGAATTACCGTTGGACAGAGGCTGGGATATTGGCGCCACGCTGAATTTTAATGTGTTCAGCGGGTTTTTAACGAAGCATCAGGTTGGCGCTGCTTTAGCCGGCGTGGAAGTGACTCGGGCCGTTGAAGAGACGTTGCGGCAAACGATTCGACTAGAAGTTGAGCAGGCCCTTGCCAATATCCAGGCGGCGGAAAAAAGCATTGATGCCGCAGCAATAATGGTGCGGCAGGCTACCGAAAATTACGGGCTGGCCCAGGGGCGCTATGCCGCCGGTGTTGGCGTTCCCATGGAGCTTACTGATGCCGTGGTGGCGCTCGGCAATGCCCGGCTCGCCTTGTCAGGGGCAATTTATGATCAAATGGGGTCTGTGGCAAGTCTGCAAAAGGCAATGGGGGCAAAGTGAAAAAAATTATTATTGGAGTGATCATCATTGCTGTTATCTCCAGCGGCGTTTATCTGGTCCTGAAGAATAACGGCGACGAGCAGCAATTTACGACGAAAAAGGTCAGTCTGGGAAAAATCAGGTCCCAGGTAACGGCCACGGGCACGGTGAACGCCGTTACGACGGTACTGGTCGGTACGCAAGTCTCCGGGACGATAAAAAATCTCTATGTGGATT
Coding sequences:
- a CDS encoding TolC family protein, whose protein sequence is MLSFKIDKRHIMYRLIIALILAFTIPGNASAEEMIGKGERLNLDKCIEIALKKHPQILAALSTLDVKKSNVGQALAGYYPQINWQAGMSRNAAPLVANQYNQYSHSLSLSQNIYDFNKVGARVDIQSFNLEAAQADLENVKLNVILGVKLAYYEALRAKHARDINADTVKQFEERLETAKGFFEAGAKPIFDVTKAEVDLGNARINMVKANNAVIIAFVNLNNALGMPAAPSYELVDYTAYEKTAVDLSESLNRAMLNRPDLQSLLRQIEAAQKAIQLARKDYLPTLSGSANYGWSGQELPLDRGWDIGATLNFNVFSGFLTKHQVGAALAGVEVTRAVEETLRQTIRLEVEQALANIQAAEKSIDAAAIMVRQATENYGLAQGRYAAGVGVPMELTDAVVALGNARLALSGAIYDQMGSVASLQKAMGAK